Within Phocoena phocoena chromosome 9, mPhoPho1.1, whole genome shotgun sequence, the genomic segment TCCCTGCTACCCTCCAGCCAAagttctcctctcctttccaccACACCATGAGCTCCAGCCTTCAGGAGGTGAGCCACAAACCTCACGAGGCTGTCCCAACCCCTCCCACCCCGCCAGCCCTTTTCGCCTGGCCAATTCCcacttcttgtttttatttccccttcagCTCTCTTTAGACTTCACCTCACCCTGACCACCGTTCTTCCCATGATGAAGGTTGTGTGTCCCCCTGGATGCTTCTACAACACCTGTGCTTTCCCCATCACAGCTCTCATGCCCTGTAATGAACTGCCCACTTAACTGTCTGTATCCCAGCCTAAGCCCACTGGAGACACTAGCTGTCTGCCTTATTCACCTTCTATCCCTATTACTCAGCAGTGGCTCAACAGAGATGtggaataagtgaaataaatgggaaaatgtaCGTTACTTTCAAGAAAAAGAGCTAAGATGATCCCTTACAGGAGTCTACTTGAAAAAAGAAACTGTAGCTTTATAGACAAGGTATACATGAATACTTTGCTACGTTTTGTGttgttatattttacttttctataaGGGAACAGGCAAGTCCTTTTTGCCCCCTACAACCAACGTTTGTTATGTGACACTCCTCTCAGTGTTACATGGAGGATCAAGCCTTTTCTAATGGAGTCTCTAAAATCAAAAGAggtcaaggacttccctggtggcgcagtggttgagagtccgcctgccgatgcagggaacacgggttcgtgcccctggtccgggaagatcccacatgccgcagagcggctgggcccgtgagccatggccactgagcctgcgcatccggagcctgtgctctgcaacgggagaggccacaacagtgagaggcccgcgtaccgcaaaaaaaaaaaaaaaaagagagatcaaAATAGTTGtccacggggacttccctggcggtccagtggttaggactgtgcgcttccactgcagggggcacaggttcgatgcctggtcggtgaactaagatcctgcatgccacaaggttcagccaaaaaaaaaaaaaaaagttgtccacGGTCTTCAGACAACATAATACCTCCTCAGAAACATTTGTCAGCCAAGGTAACATTAAGGGGAAAATTATTACAGACAAGCATATACAATATTATCATATAACTCACATATGTAAAACTGTGTAAATCCACAAgctatgtatgcatatgtgtgtaaaGCAATAATATTCatcaaaatataaacaatgaCTGTCTCTGGGCTGGGATTCCAAATGACAtttactttctttgtatttttttcttttaagttgtaTAATGAATATCATTTTTACAAAAGCAATCAAGTTGTTTtgcaaagaaaaagttttttctccaaatttattttatttttttaatacatttatttatttatggctgcgttgggtcttcgttgctgcgcacaggctttctctagctgtggcgagcaggagctactcttcgttgcggtgtgcgggcctctcattgcggtggcttctcttgttgcggagcacgggctctaggcacacgggcttcagtagttgtggcgcacaggcttagtagttgtggcgcacaggcttagctgctccgcagcatgtgggatcttcctggaccagggctcgaacccatgtcccctgcattggcaggtggattcttaaccactgcaccaccagggaagcccaaatttatCTCCTTTTTAGCCTTAATTGTATTTAACTTTCACTGtgacattcttttccttttctttctcactaTCTTCTTGTCTGTGGAAATATTAAAACAATGAtggaactcatgccccctgcagtgggagtgtggagtcttaacccctggaccaccaggcaagtggAGACCAGggatcagggaagtccctcccctaatcttaatattttcatcacttcCTGCTGGTGCTCTGCCCAACACCTAAGGAAGTTGTACTCACTTGGTACCAATCTCTTTCCCTCACCGGTCTCATGTTCCTGCCATCTTTGTGACCACTGAAACAGAGTAGAtgctaaatatttgttaaactaaAAAAGAAGTAATCGTTACTCCGGTAGGTGCCATATGAGGACAGGAGGgagcaagagaaggaaggaaggaaggagggagggagggaggatggaaggagggaggatggaaggagggagctCAAATTCTAAGGGCTGAGGGTGAGGGCGGGAGGGCCCCAGTCCCACTCACTCTGGTTTGCTGCCTTCCTGGTCACTTTCACTCCTCTGTGTCCATGTCTATTACTCTGTCTGCAGGCGGTcagcctctttccctcccttgtcTTGACCCGCCTTTGCCAGCTCAGTGTCATCACTGTCATTGGGAAGCGTTGTCCCACACTGTGCAGCCTCACACATCTGCAACCGGAAAGACAAACAGACCAGCAGACACCTTAAGGAACCTGATGAGCAGCACAAACGGATAAGGTGGCCAAAGAGGCCGAGGCATACAGGTAACCAAACGTGGCTAGGATTACAGAGCACTGCATGAGAAAGTAAACAACACAATTTCCCtctcaaaacacaaaaaagacccagagaccaaccaaccaaacaacggGAGCCACAGCTCCACCAGGAATTTGAAGTGGGTGGGTTTTCACCTGGTTTCCTCTTCCGTCTCTGAAGTTTAAATGAAACTCTGGGGCCCCGGGTACGCGTGTCCCCCCTCTGGGGGACAACCGGGCCTGACTTCCGCCTGCCCCAGGGCCTCCCAACTCATGGTCCATCCTTCTGTGACCTCATTCCCTGCCCTGGTTCCATGTGCCACTTGTGACTTAATCAAGATCAGATCCGTTTCGGCTACCAAGCCCCAGAGGCCCCAAGGGCCCCGTTCCTTTTCAGACCAGTCTGGGGGTGCTTTTAGGGCTCAGCCTCAGCAGACCATCCTTGCGCCCGGGCCCAGAGCGCCGGCTTCTCCAGGCACCCGTTGATGGGTATTTGGCTGCTTTTCCCACTGACCGCTCGAGGGGCTTCAGAGATCTCCTCCCGGGGCGCCTCGCTGCTGTTCTAGCGCCTGACTGCGGCCGGGTGGGCCCCCGCGGGCGATGGACGGCAGAGCCCCTTCGGCGCCTGAGCTGCCCGAACGGCTGGTGACTGCGGCGGCCGAGGAGAAGCACCCGCTGAGCAGCTTGGCCACGGCGCACACCTTGGCCAGAGTCCTGCGGCCCTGCTACGGCCCCCAGGCGTGGCAGAGCTCCTGGTCACCGCCAAACGACAAACCGTGGTCACAGGGTACGGCTCGGCCATCCTCCGGGTGCTGGAGCTGGAGCACCCCGCCGCCCGGCTGCTGCGGTTGGCGGTGCAGAGCGGCGACGGCGTGGCCTTCGTGGTGCCCCCGGCCCAGGCCCTGCTGGCGCAGGCCGAGCGCCTGCTGCGGGAGGCCTAGGCCGCGGCGGCCGCCGACACACTGACCCTGCTGCCGTCCCTGGCCATCCGGGCGCTGGGGCCTCTGGAGGACCCGTTCGAGGCCCTGCACTCGGTGACGAACACGCACAGGATGTGGCTGGCTGACTGCTTGACCAAGATGGTGGCTCATGCGTGCTGGGCCACCGGGAGCCAACAAGCGGCTTCCAGCCGGAGCGCGTGCGCGTGTGCGCGCTGCCCCGGGGCGCGGCTGGAGGACTCGTGCCTGCTCCCGGGCCTGGACCCGCCCGGCAAGCCCTGCGGCCAGGTGGCCATGGTGATGAGCGGCACCAGGTGGCTCTGATGGCCTGCGCCTTCAGCCCGCCGGCCCCATTGCCCCGGCCACGGCTCGTCTCTCTAGTCCTGACGACCTGACCGCGTTCAGGAAGGGCAGCGAGAGGCTGATAGAAAAGCAGGTGGCCCAACTGGCAGCCGCGGCTATTAACGTGGTGGTGGTTTGGGGGAAAATTGACGAGGAGACCCTAACGCATGCTGACAGGTGCGGCCTCATGGTGATTCAGGTGAAGTCCCGGCGGGAGATGGTGTACCTGAGCGAGGTGTTTGGCACACCTGTGATGCCTTATCTGCTTCCTCCACTGGCGCCAAGGAAGTGTCAGAGGGTGTACgggcaggagctgggggaaggTTTGGCTGTGGTAATTGAGTGGGAAACTCCAGGCCTCACCGTGGTGCTCAGGGAGGCCACCGCTGAGGGGCTACGGGGTGCAGAGTAGGCTGCCTACCAGGGCATTGATGACTGTTTCCAGTTATGCCAGGATCCCAGACTGCTTCCAGGAGCTGGGGCCACAGAGATGGCTCTGGCAAAAATGCTCTCAGAGAAAGGAACCAAACTGGAAGGGCCCAGTGGTCCCACCTTCCTGGCATTTGCCCAGGCCCTGCAGTCTCTTCCTGAAACCCTGGCAGAGAAGGCAGGCTTAGCCGTCTCAGACGTGATGGCAGAAATGAACGGAGCTCACCTAGCTGGGAACTTCCTGATAGGAGTGGAGGTCGAAGGGATAATAAATGCGGCCCAGGAAGAGGTGTGGGACACCCTAATAGCCAAAGCCCAAGGACTTCGAGCCGTGGCTGACGTGGTACTACCGCTCCTGACTGGCCATGACATTGTAGTAGCCAAGAAAAGTCCCACACCTCACCAGGACCTGAAACCTGAACCTAAGAAGGCAAAGGATCGCCCATACCCCGTGAAAAAAAGGAGTCCTTGGAACAAATAAGTGgcaacatcctcaacaaaatgggGTTGCCAAAGAGGGCATCGCCACCCCAAAAATGAATGTTGCCTTGTATTGCCTCCACGTTTGCTGCtatttgagtccatttctttagaTAAAAACAACATCACCGTTAAAGTCCTTTCCATTGATTTACTTCCTTTCAGATTCTTGGCTTTTTTCATTACCTGTTTCTCTCCATCAGATTCTGTTCTTTCCTCCAGGATTCAATtctattaaagatttttaaattgagtaCCTGAATTTTGGGGATGCAAGAAAGGGTAGGTATCTCTTCCCAACTGTTTGAGTATTCCTGCATGAATTCTAAATTTCTAGAATTTCTGTCTAAATGTCACTTTAGCAATCTGAGAACCTCAGTTTCAGCTTAAAGGAGTGGCCGCTCATTCCTGTTGtgattatttggaaaaagaagggaatgttattttaaggcaaaaaatcaatataaaggaggaaaaggagctggcaggcagaaatatattttttaaaaagcacccttGGCATATACAACAAAAGATAAGAACACACACCTTAGAACCGCACTACAGTTCCAGTGTAGGTGAGGAGCGCTGGGGAGCACCTAGCACCAGGTTATCCTGGCCAGGCTGTGATTATGCCCAGATACTCCTGGGCAGTAAAGAGAAGTTGAGCAGAGCTGGGAACATGTTACCCAAAACCTTTCCCACTTAACCATCCAAGTTACTCTGCCTCTGGGAAAAGAGCTGAACATAGGGACAGAACTAAGGTGATGGGAAGCTGCAGTCTCTTAGAATCAAAACAAAGAAGCTTAAGCATTTGGAGAGAGAACCAGACTCAAGAAACAATTGTCTTATAGCAGGCATATTAGCTGCAACAACGCAAAACAAATTTGCAAAGATTCTTTGAAACCCAGAAGTGAAATCCTGAGAAGTTGTTAGGATGGCAGATGAAAATGTATAGAACTATACTCGTTATTACTAACTTATAGTAACAAGTTATATCTATACAACATCCTTGACGTGTCTTTCCTTGTTGTGTCTTCATCGTTATATTTTAGCGAATATAACTAAGTGCTGTCATATTTCTCCCCTGCCCTCAGGTTCCGCATTGTTCTCATAGAGTCTCAAATTCCACAGTGATGATGATAGAGATAGGTAACTTTTTAAAGCAGTTCAAATGCactttgtcttcattttatttaatcatcaaaacaaacttatgagaAAGAAGCTTGTTATCCCTCAGTTGCAGGAGACACAAATGAGCTTCAGAGAAATTAATTGCCCAAATGTACACAGTAAATAGAAGAGGAAAACCCATTCTCTTATTCATTACTTTATTGCCCCAAATTCCTCTGTTGTGATGTTTTCAGAGATATAACCCCTATGATTATGAAGAAAGTATGTCTCAAACTGTAAATTGGAAATTTAcaattagtgtttttttgttttttgtttttgaccgCACCGcacagcatgcagaatcttagctccctgaccagggatcgaacccgtgccccccgaattgggagcatggagtcttaaccactggacggccagggaaatccctacaattagtgttttttaaattagacAAAAAGGCATGTTCACTTTGCaagataaaataagtaaataaagacaGCTCTTACAGAGAACATTTTATAGATCCAAGACATATGAAGGCCAAACATGTAACTTAGTATCTTTTAAGTGCCCTAACTTTGATATACGAGTGATTCTTTTGATAACGAGAGAAATCATACTGTAACATTACCATCTCCTTTTCCCCTAGacagacagatacacacacacacacacacacatatgtatatatacacacaagttAAAATTAGCAAGGACAGCCTTACAAGGGATGAAGAAACACATTGCAGATACAAATTTAACTGGCTTATGCTGAGGGCTTTAAAGGTAAAAACATCTAACCCCAATTTGAAACCCAAAGACCCAGAGAATTCAGGCATCTCATGGGGAAGCTGGCAAGATCCTAGAGCTTGTGCTAAGGAGGCCCCTGAATCACCCTGGTTCCCATCTGTCCATGACTAGCTGGCCAGCTCTTCAATGCTGTAAACTGCAAAGTATCCTTCAGATAAATCTGCTTCCCCTTCTTGTTATCTAAAGAGCTttaggacttccccggtggtacGTTgattggttaagactccgtgcttccagtgcagggtcagggaagttctgccatgccatgcagtgcggccaaaaaatagaaaataaagagcattagctgctccagaagagaagGAAACGTCATACAATGGTTAAGCTGACTACCGTGGGCAGCTAGCAGACACAGCCTGGGGAAGAGGACCAGAAGGGAGAGCTCAGTATGAACTGAAAGTGTTTGGGTGTTGAGGTTCTTTTCGGCCTCAGTCGAGGGTCATCCCCACCCCTAAAGCCTGCCTTCTAAACTCTTGCTACTTAAAGTAACCCCTGAACCAGCGGCACCGGCATCATTTGGGAGCACGTTAGACGTGCAGAATCTCAGCCGCCCCCAGCCCCTCAACAAGCTACTTTGTCAGAATTTGcactttaacaagatccccaggtaacGGGGGtgcatgttaaagtttgagaagcactgatgtaGGCTACACTCCCAGTTAGCTCTATCTTGATTATGCCTCGAAATCAAGTATACTCTTGACATCATATTTAAGCATTCTAAGTGTCAAAATGTCTGAATCAGACATAAAGTTGTGTCTTTTCTCCTACTGACTATGGAGAAATTGACCAGAATTTGACCTCAATTTTACCAGGTCTGTCTGGATTCTGCTTCCAAGGTTCCAGCATCAAGCTCTCCTAGGATGCAGGGTCTCGAGTTCTCCAAGGGCCCAAGGACTTGGCTACATCTTTTTCTTCCAAGATGTGCTGTCTTCAGCTCCAGAAGCAGctgaatttcaaaaacaacaaTTTCGAGAGCACATTCTCTATGAAACTTGAAGCCGGTGGACTTGTCTGTTCTTCTATCCCCAAACCTTCCAATTTAGTGACATTGTGTTGTGGGGTTCTGAGTTGACCCAGCAAGCAGAGAGCAAGGAAATAGGATCAGGAGAAAACCGGGACTGAAAACAAGAA encodes:
- the CCT8L2 gene encoding LOW QUALITY PROTEIN: T-complex protein 1 subunit theta-like 2 (The sequence of the model RefSeq protein was modified relative to this genomic sequence to represent the inferred CDS: inserted 4 bases in 3 codons; deleted 1 base in 1 codon; substituted 3 bases at 3 genomic stop codons) translates to MDGRAPSAPELPERLVTAAAEEKHPLSSLATAHTLARVLRPCYGPXGVAELLVTAKRQTVVTGYGSAILRVLELEHPAARLLRLAVQSGDGVAFVVPPAQALLAQAERLLREAXAAAAADTLTLLPSLAIRALGPLEDPFEALHSVTNTHRMWLADCLTKMVAHACWAXREPTSGFQPERVRVCALPGARLEDSCLLPGLDPPGKPCGQVAMVMSGTRWLXWPAPXQPAGPIAPATARLSSPDDLTAFRKGSERLIEKQVAQLAAAAINVVVVWGKIDEETLTHADRCGLMVIQVKSRREMVYLSEVFGTPVMPYLLPPLAPRKCQRVYGQELGEGLAVVIEWETPGLTVVLREATAEGLRGAEXAAYQGIDDCFQLCQDPRLLPGAGATEMALAKMLSEKGTKLEGPSGPTFLAFAQALQSLPETLAEKAGLAVSDVMAEMNGAHLAGNFLIGVEVEGIINAAQEEVWDTLIAKAQGLRAVADVVLPLLTGHDIVVAKKSPTPHQDLKPEPKKAKDRPYPVKKRSPWNK